One window of the Arthrobacter sp. zg-Y919 genome contains the following:
- the gatC gene encoding Asp-tRNA(Asn)/Glu-tRNA(Gln) amidotransferase subunit GatC codes for MSEINREAVAHLARLAHIEMTNDELDKMAGELDVIVDSIKSVSEVAGEDIPATSHPIPLVNVFREDVVGQTLTNEEALSGAPDNAAGRFKVPAILDEE; via the coding sequence ATGTCTGAGATCAATCGTGAGGCTGTGGCGCATCTTGCGCGGCTGGCCCACATTGAGATGACCAACGACGAGCTGGACAAGATGGCCGGCGAACTCGATGTCATCGTGGATTCGATCAAATCCGTAAGCGAAGTTGCCGGCGAGGACATCCCGGCCACCTCCCACCCCATCCCGCTGGTCAACGTCTTCCGCGAAGACGTTGTGGGCCAGACGCTGACCAATGAAGAAGCCCTGTCCGGCGCCCCGGACAATGCCGCCGGCCGCTTCAAGGTCCCTGCCATCCTGGATGAGGAGTAA
- a CDS encoding FAD-dependent oxidoreductase has product MSQAEAETRHEDLECEVLVIGGGIAGLSLAGELASRLGASQGASGNEAARVVLVEAEPTLGYHTSSRSARQLIPSYGPPAIQDLTLRTLALIRAAEARLPEPILAPRSFLLIGDEETVRDRASAHMHPVMQAEALGLSPELRPEAFTAAGLDTTSVACNTDALLEYHRARLTAAGGRVLTGRRVESARRTGEGDAQRWEVRSAGTRFQARVVVNAAGAWADTIAGIFGAEPLALTPYRRTAAVVDVERPLEAGAPMVADAADRFYYRPEGGQVLISPAEREPSVAEDARHRDTEVQALVDLINSVTTMGITGVSRAWTGLRTEAPDGLPVVGWDPAVPGFFWLAGQGGYGFQTSSAIAELAAGILCGESVGNGPAEALSPARSRV; this is encoded by the coding sequence GTGAGCCAGGCAGAGGCTGAAACCCGGCACGAGGACCTTGAATGCGAGGTCCTGGTGATCGGAGGCGGAATCGCCGGACTGTCCCTGGCCGGCGAACTGGCCTCACGGCTGGGCGCCTCGCAGGGGGCATCGGGAAACGAGGCCGCCCGCGTGGTCCTCGTGGAAGCTGAACCGACACTGGGCTACCACACGTCCTCCCGCTCGGCCCGGCAGCTGATTCCCAGCTACGGCCCTCCGGCCATCCAGGACCTGACCCTTCGGACGCTGGCCTTGATCCGGGCGGCGGAGGCGCGCCTGCCGGAACCTATCCTGGCGCCGCGGAGCTTCCTGCTGATCGGAGACGAAGAAACCGTGCGGGACCGGGCAAGCGCCCATATGCATCCGGTCATGCAGGCTGAAGCCCTCGGACTGTCGCCGGAACTGAGGCCGGAGGCCTTCACCGCCGCAGGTTTAGACACAACCTCGGTGGCCTGCAACACGGACGCGCTGCTGGAATATCACCGGGCACGCCTCACAGCCGCCGGCGGACGGGTCCTGACCGGCCGGCGGGTGGAGTCGGCCCGCCGGACGGGGGAGGGGGATGCGCAGCGGTGGGAAGTCAGGTCTGCGGGGACACGGTTCCAGGCCCGGGTGGTAGTCAACGCCGCCGGTGCCTGGGCGGACACCATTGCGGGAATCTTCGGGGCGGAACCACTCGCGCTCACGCCCTACCGGCGCACCGCCGCCGTCGTCGATGTTGAACGGCCGCTGGAAGCCGGGGCACCCATGGTGGCCGACGCCGCCGACCGGTTCTACTACCGGCCCGAGGGTGGGCAGGTACTGATCTCTCCCGCCGAAAGGGAGCCGAGCGTGGCGGAGGATGCCAGGCACCGGGACACGGAGGTGCAGGCACTGGTGGATCTGATCAACAGCGTCACAACCATGGGCATTACCGGGGTCTCGCGCGCGTGGACCGGACTGCGGACCGAGGCGCCGGACGGGCTGCCCGTGGTGGGGTGGGACCCGGCGGTTCCAGGGTTTTTCTGGCTGGCGGGTCAGGGCGGTTACGGGTTCCAGACATCGTCCGCGATTGCAGAGCTGGCGGCGGGGATCCTGTGCGGTGAATCCGTCGGAAACGGCCCCGCCGAAGCACTGAGTCCCGCCCGTTCCAGAGTGTGA
- a CDS encoding aminoglycoside phosphotransferase family protein produces the protein MANLPAAEISADPALVRQLVLEQHPELGGQALRQVASGWDNYIYRLGTEYAVRLPRRRSAAGLTANEQRWLPQLTAGVPVQTSAPLYCGTPCELYPWPWNITAWFDGQDVSLSPRDRNVSLAEPLAAFLNAFHRPAPPDFPRNAVRGGPLSGRDEAVQGRLNSGMVPHAARVQELWDEAQNIPAWTGPPLWLHGDLHPANLVAKDNTLQAVIDFGDLTAGDPATDLAAAWLVFDAEGRQKFRSALGSQYDGDPHVWERARGWAVCMATNLLANSDDAPGLYLVGSETLMEILTGDRERF, from the coding sequence ATGGCCAACCTTCCCGCCGCCGAAATCTCCGCTGATCCCGCGCTGGTGCGGCAACTGGTGCTGGAACAGCATCCGGAGCTGGGCGGGCAGGCACTGCGGCAGGTGGCCAGTGGGTGGGACAACTACATATACCGCCTCGGAACCGAGTACGCGGTCCGGCTGCCGCGCCGCCGCTCTGCTGCCGGACTGACCGCGAACGAACAGCGCTGGCTGCCGCAGCTGACCGCTGGTGTCCCCGTCCAGACCTCCGCCCCGCTGTATTGCGGAACCCCGTGCGAGCTCTACCCGTGGCCGTGGAACATCACCGCCTGGTTCGATGGCCAGGATGTTTCCCTGTCACCCCGCGACCGCAATGTTTCCCTGGCCGAGCCGCTGGCCGCTTTCCTCAACGCCTTCCACCGCCCGGCGCCACCGGATTTTCCCCGCAACGCGGTCAGGGGCGGGCCGTTGTCCGGGAGGGACGAAGCAGTGCAGGGCAGGTTGAACAGCGGGATGGTGCCGCACGCCGCCCGGGTACAGGAACTCTGGGACGAGGCACAGAACATCCCGGCATGGACCGGCCCCCCGCTGTGGCTGCACGGAGACCTCCACCCGGCGAACCTTGTGGCCAAGGACAACACCCTGCAGGCCGTCATCGACTTCGGTGATCTCACTGCGGGCGACCCGGCCACCGACCTTGCCGCCGCGTGGCTGGTGTTCGACGCCGAAGGCCGGCAGAAGTTCCGCAGTGCCCTGGGCAGCCAGTACGACGGCGACCCTCACGTGTGGGAGCGGGCCCGCGGCTGGGCGGTCTGCATGGCTACGAACCTCCTGGCGAACTCCGATGACGCGCCCGGGCTGTACCTCGTGGGCTCGGAAACCCTGATGGAAATCCTCACCGGTGACCGGGAGAGGTTCTGA
- the gatA gene encoding Asp-tRNA(Asn)/Glu-tRNA(Gln) amidotransferase subunit GatA has protein sequence MSELITSSAAQLAAKLASGEVSAVEVTQAHLDRIAEVDGAINAFLHVNTDEALAVAADVDKARANGEDLHELAGVPIAIKDLIVTKGQPTTAGSKMLEGWMSPYDATVISKIRAARMPMLGKTNLDEFAMGSSTEHSAYGPTRNPWDLDRIPGGSGGGSAAAVAAFEAPLALGTDTGGSIRQPAAVTGSVGVKPTYGGVSRYGAIAMASSLDQIGPVSRTVLDAALLQELIGGHDPRDSTSLTDPVGALADAARNGNVAGMRIGVIKELQGEGYEAGVQARFTESLDMLRDAGAEIVEVSCPNFKYALGAYYLIMPSEASSNLAKYDGVRYGMRELPAEPPLTIERVMGATRAAGFGDEVKRRIILGTYALSAGYYDAYYGSAQKVRTLIQRDFNAAFAQADVLISPTSPNTAFKLGEKLDDPLAMYLNDVATIPANMAGVPGISIPGGLSDGLPVGIQFLAPAREDVRLYRAGAALERMLEQKWGGPLLASAPVLGGVK, from the coding sequence ATGAGTGAACTGATTACATCAAGCGCCGCACAGCTGGCCGCCAAGCTGGCCAGCGGTGAGGTATCCGCCGTCGAGGTTACGCAGGCCCACCTGGACCGCATCGCCGAGGTCGACGGCGCCATCAACGCCTTCCTGCACGTCAACACCGATGAAGCGCTGGCCGTTGCCGCCGACGTCGACAAGGCCCGCGCCAACGGCGAGGACCTGCACGAACTGGCCGGCGTGCCCATCGCCATCAAGGACCTCATCGTCACCAAGGGCCAGCCCACCACGGCAGGCTCCAAGATGCTCGAGGGCTGGATGAGCCCCTACGACGCCACGGTGATCTCGAAGATCCGTGCCGCCCGTATGCCGATGCTCGGCAAGACCAACCTGGACGAGTTCGCCATGGGCTCCTCCACGGAACACTCCGCGTACGGCCCCACCCGCAACCCGTGGGACCTGGACCGCATCCCGGGCGGCTCCGGCGGCGGCTCAGCTGCCGCCGTCGCCGCCTTCGAAGCACCGCTGGCGCTGGGCACCGACACCGGCGGATCCATCCGCCAGCCGGCCGCGGTCACCGGTTCAGTGGGCGTGAAGCCCACCTACGGCGGTGTCTCCCGCTACGGTGCCATCGCCATGGCTTCCTCGCTGGACCAGATCGGCCCGGTCTCCCGCACCGTGCTGGACGCTGCCCTGCTGCAGGAACTCATCGGCGGCCACGATCCCCGCGACTCCACCTCCCTCACGGATCCGGTGGGTGCACTGGCCGACGCCGCCCGCAACGGCAACGTTGCCGGCATGCGCATCGGCGTCATCAAGGAACTGCAGGGCGAAGGCTACGAAGCCGGCGTACAGGCCCGCTTCACCGAGTCCCTCGACATGCTGCGGGATGCAGGAGCGGAAATCGTTGAGGTGTCCTGCCCCAACTTCAAGTACGCACTCGGTGCCTACTACCTGATCATGCCGTCCGAGGCCTCCTCGAACCTGGCCAAGTACGACGGCGTCCGGTACGGCATGCGCGAGCTGCCCGCCGAGCCGCCGCTGACCATCGAACGCGTTATGGGTGCCACCCGCGCCGCCGGCTTCGGCGACGAGGTCAAGCGCCGCATCATCCTGGGTACCTACGCACTCTCCGCGGGCTACTACGACGCCTACTACGGCTCGGCCCAGAAGGTGCGCACCCTGATCCAGCGCGACTTCAACGCCGCGTTCGCCCAGGCCGATGTGCTTATTTCCCCGACCTCGCCGAACACGGCCTTCAAGCTGGGGGAGAAGCTGGACGATCCGCTGGCGATGTACCTGAACGACGTCGCCACGATCCCGGCCAACATGGCCGGCGTTCCGGGTATCTCCATTCCCGGCGGCCTGTCCGACGGCCTGCCTGTCGGCATCCAGTTCCTGGCCCCGGCCCGCGAAGATGTCCGCCTTTACCGTGCCGGTGCCGCCCTTGAGCGCATGCTGGAACAGAAGTGGGGCGGCCCGCTGCTGGCCTCGGCACCCGTACTCGGAGGAGTGAAATAA
- a CDS encoding TraR/DksA C4-type zinc finger protein: MPRKAPPAPRKTIHGTSGPGLPSQSPPAPPAAQTAPQTPPDLDAAYFARLIDERMEHTREQISTLTAVIREVTLAAKDIPADDEHDPEGTTVSVERANEVALLAAAETSLLELMEARERLNTDAYGICERCGTPIPAARLEIRPETRFCVECAAARRR; the protein is encoded by the coding sequence ATGCCTCGAAAAGCACCCCCGGCCCCGCGGAAGACTATCCACGGGACCTCCGGGCCCGGGCTGCCCTCGCAGTCGCCGCCCGCGCCTCCCGCAGCGCAGACCGCGCCGCAGACTCCACCGGACCTGGACGCCGCCTACTTCGCCCGCCTGATCGATGAGCGGATGGAGCACACCCGAGAGCAGATCAGTACGCTGACGGCCGTCATCCGGGAAGTCACGCTGGCCGCCAAGGATATTCCCGCAGACGACGAACATGATCCCGAAGGAACCACCGTGTCCGTGGAACGGGCCAACGAGGTGGCCCTGCTCGCCGCAGCGGAAACGTCCCTTCTGGAACTGATGGAGGCACGCGAACGCCTGAACACAGACGCTTACGGAATCTGTGAACGGTGCGGGACCCCCATCCCGGCAGCAAGGCTGGAGATCCGTCCAGAAACCCGTTTCTGCGTGGAGTGCGCGGCCGCCCGTCGCCGGTAG
- a CDS encoding GNAT family N-acetyltransferase, whose translation MSITIRLATEADYEDIRRITREAYLHGNHIEADNPYVKELENVEDRAKHTELWVAELDGKVAASAAITYTGQPYTDIAIEGELEFRMLAVDPALQRGGVGRAMVNAIVDYARNKEGIEAVSLTSMTTMKKAHALYLSCGFERVPERDWTVPGEDYILWVFRKAV comes from the coding sequence ATGAGCATCACCATCCGGCTTGCCACCGAGGCTGACTATGAAGACATCCGCCGGATTACCCGTGAGGCTTACCTGCACGGCAACCACATCGAAGCCGACAATCCGTACGTCAAGGAACTGGAAAACGTAGAGGACCGGGCCAAGCACACCGAGCTCTGGGTCGCCGAGCTCGACGGCAAGGTGGCCGCCTCCGCCGCCATCACCTACACCGGCCAGCCCTACACGGACATTGCCATTGAGGGTGAGCTGGAATTCCGGATGCTCGCCGTTGACCCCGCCCTCCAGCGCGGGGGAGTGGGCCGCGCGATGGTCAACGCCATCGTCGACTACGCCCGGAACAAGGAAGGCATCGAGGCGGTCAGCCTGACCAGCATGACCACCATGAAGAAGGCGCACGCCCTTTACCTGTCCTGCGGGTTTGAACGGGTTCCGGAACGCGACTGGACTGTTCCCGGCGAGGACTACATTCTCTGGGTCTTCCGCAAGGCGGTTTAG
- a CDS encoding acylphosphatase — translation MNEEEHPEGTARRLTARVTGEVQGVGFRYRTLRQAVQLGLTGVVSNAADGSVHVVAEGRGPALDGLLEFLRGPKAPGVVANVEESFSPAAGEFEDFRAE, via the coding sequence ATGAACGAGGAAGAGCATCCGGAAGGAACCGCCCGCCGACTGACTGCCCGGGTCACCGGAGAGGTCCAGGGTGTGGGGTTCCGGTACCGCACGCTTCGCCAGGCGGTACAGCTGGGCCTGACCGGCGTCGTCTCCAATGCAGCCGACGGGTCGGTCCATGTGGTGGCCGAGGGCAGGGGGCCGGCGCTCGACGGACTGCTGGAATTTCTGCGCGGACCGAAGGCACCGGGAGTCGTGGCCAACGTCGAGGAATCCTTTTCCCCGGCTGCCGGGGAATTTGAGGATTTCCGCGCCGAATGA
- a CDS encoding sugar-binding domain-containing protein has protein sequence MTPWGEALNPESVLPEYPRPQLARDSYLNLNGYWQYAFTSAGQAQAPDDGEWDGEILVPFSPEAPLSGVRRHLQPQQLLWYRRTLTLPEGFAGERVLLHFGAVDSSCWVTVNGVPVGRHDGGYLPFSLDITDALAAGPGSPGAEHEIVVRVRDLSNTGSASRGKQTLDRGGIWYTAQSGIWQTVWLEAVPRVSITRLALVPDLGSVTATVLVDDVRPAPDSTGLRAEVTVSAHGQTVADAVVVPGVPVRLPVPDPHLWSPEDPFLYDITVRLLADGIEADRVRSYTGLRTVGMGRDGAGHLRLLLNGQPYFHVGLLDQGYWPDGLYTAPSDDALASDIRAAKDLGFTMLRKHIKIEPLRWYYHADRLGILVWQDLVNGGSTYRHSVVTPPAQEAAHLRDDDYPTFGRSDVQGREQFLADLRGTVETLGNSPSIAVWVPFNEGWGQFDANAVTDLLRGLDPTRTIDHASGWHDQGGGDLKSVHVYFAPFRLRKGWLAGDRAVVLSEYGGYSLRIPGHTFNDKEFGYRRFRSRGALARAYERLHRRQIEPAVAGGLAATVYTQLTDVEDEVNGLLTYDRRVVKIDAALVRRINARLIRAAGR, from the coding sequence ATGACCCCGTGGGGCGAAGCATTGAACCCCGAATCCGTCCTGCCCGAATACCCCCGGCCGCAACTCGCCCGGGACAGTTACCTGAACCTCAACGGCTACTGGCAGTACGCGTTCACTTCCGCCGGACAGGCGCAGGCACCGGACGACGGCGAGTGGGACGGCGAGATCCTGGTGCCGTTCTCACCCGAGGCCCCGCTGTCCGGAGTTCGCCGGCACCTGCAGCCGCAGCAGCTGCTCTGGTACCGGCGGACCCTGACCTTGCCGGAGGGCTTTGCAGGCGAACGGGTCCTGCTGCACTTCGGAGCCGTGGACTCCAGCTGCTGGGTCACCGTCAACGGCGTCCCGGTGGGCAGGCACGACGGCGGCTACCTGCCGTTCTCCCTCGACATCACCGACGCACTGGCCGCCGGTCCCGGTTCCCCCGGGGCCGAGCACGAAATCGTGGTCCGGGTGCGGGACCTGAGCAACACCGGATCCGCCAGCCGGGGCAAGCAGACGCTGGACCGCGGCGGCATTTGGTACACCGCGCAGTCCGGGATCTGGCAGACGGTCTGGCTGGAAGCCGTACCCCGGGTAAGCATCACACGTCTGGCGCTTGTGCCGGATCTGGGCTCCGTGACCGCCACGGTCCTGGTGGATGACGTCCGCCCAGCCCCGGACAGCACTGGCCTGCGGGCGGAAGTCACCGTATCCGCGCACGGGCAAACGGTGGCGGACGCCGTCGTCGTTCCCGGTGTCCCGGTGCGTCTTCCTGTGCCCGACCCGCACCTCTGGTCCCCGGAGGATCCGTTCCTCTACGACATCACTGTGCGCCTGCTCGCCGACGGGATCGAGGCCGACCGGGTCCGCAGCTACACAGGCCTGCGGACGGTGGGGATGGGGCGCGACGGCGCCGGGCACCTGCGTTTGCTGCTGAACGGGCAGCCGTATTTCCACGTAGGTTTGCTGGATCAGGGGTACTGGCCGGACGGGCTCTACACGGCGCCGTCGGACGATGCCCTTGCCTCGGATATCCGTGCCGCGAAGGACCTGGGGTTCACGATGCTGCGCAAGCACATCAAGATCGAACCCCTGCGCTGGTACTACCACGCGGACCGGCTGGGCATCCTGGTCTGGCAGGACCTGGTCAACGGCGGCAGCACCTACCGGCACTCCGTGGTCACTCCTCCCGCCCAGGAGGCAGCGCACCTGCGCGATGATGACTATCCAACTTTCGGGCGGTCCGACGTGCAGGGCCGGGAACAGTTCCTGGCCGACCTGCGCGGCACGGTGGAGACGCTGGGCAACAGTCCGTCGATCGCCGTGTGGGTGCCGTTCAACGAGGGATGGGGTCAATTCGACGCCAATGCCGTCACCGACCTGCTGCGCGGCCTGGACCCGACGCGGACCATCGACCATGCCAGCGGCTGGCATGACCAGGGCGGGGGAGACCTCAAGAGCGTGCACGTGTATTTTGCGCCGTTCCGGCTGCGGAAGGGCTGGCTCGCCGGGGACCGCGCCGTCGTCCTGTCCGAATACGGCGGATACAGCCTGCGCATCCCCGGCCACACCTTCAACGACAAGGAGTTCGGCTACCGGCGCTTCCGGTCCCGGGGCGCCCTGGCCCGGGCCTACGAGCGGCTGCACCGGCGTCAGATCGAACCGGCCGTTGCTGGCGGACTGGCTGCAACGGTCTACACCCAGCTCACCGACGTCGAGGACGAGGTGAACGGCCTGCTCACCTATGACCGCCGGGTGGTGAAGATTGATGCGGCGCTGGTGCGCCGGATCAATGCCCGGCTTATCCGGGCTGCGGGGCGCTGA
- a CDS encoding type II CAAX endopeptidase family protein yields the protein MRAAFPSAPAGSLDPHARRMLVFEILIVLGLSLGRSGVYAVVELIEKATQAPLGDQTTTLNPVLDERPYFDLVYQLLGIFFSLLPVALVLFLLTEPGKSAFRRLGFTFARPLRDFGLGVGLAAVIGVGTLGVYAAGRALGITTAIIPAALDTYWWTLPVLILSAMRHAVLEEVIVVGYLFLRLRQLGWGAPAVILTSALIRASYHLYQGIGPGIGNFLMGLLFGYAYYKTRRVMPLVIAHALVDIAGFVGFALFGSAIGIGD from the coding sequence ATGCGTGCTGCCTTCCCCTCCGCCCCCGCCGGATCCCTGGATCCGCATGCACGGCGGATGCTGGTCTTCGAAATCCTGATTGTGCTGGGACTTTCGCTCGGCAGGTCCGGGGTTTACGCCGTCGTCGAGCTCATCGAGAAGGCCACCCAGGCACCGCTGGGCGACCAGACCACCACACTGAATCCGGTCCTCGACGAGCGGCCCTACTTCGACCTGGTGTACCAGTTGCTGGGCATATTCTTTTCGCTGCTGCCGGTGGCGCTGGTCCTGTTCCTGCTGACCGAACCCGGAAAATCCGCATTCCGCCGTCTCGGCTTTACGTTCGCCCGGCCGCTCCGCGACTTCGGGCTGGGCGTCGGGCTGGCTGCCGTGATCGGCGTCGGAACCCTCGGGGTGTATGCGGCCGGCCGGGCGCTGGGAATCACCACCGCCATCATCCCGGCGGCGCTGGACACCTACTGGTGGACGCTGCCCGTGCTGATCCTCTCCGCCATGCGGCATGCCGTGCTGGAGGAAGTGATTGTGGTGGGGTACCTGTTCCTGCGGCTGCGGCAGCTGGGCTGGGGGGCGCCGGCGGTTATCCTCACCAGCGCCCTGATCCGGGCCAGCTACCACCTGTACCAGGGGATCGGTCCGGGCATCGGCAACTTCCTGATGGGTCTGCTCTTCGGGTACGCCTACTACAAGACCCGCCGCGTGATGCCGCTGGTGATTGCGCACGCGCTGGTGGACATTGCCGGGTTTGTCGGGTTTGCCCTGTTCGGATCGGCTATCGGGATCGGCGACTGA
- a CDS encoding VOC family protein: MRLDHVSYACESDGLLATTERIAAALGADFVKGGVHPRFGTRNMILPLANNQYVEVVEVLNHPASDKAPFGQAVRQRSECGGGWMGWCVAVDDLSPFEERLGRSSVPGNRKFPDGQELTWRQIGINGLIADPQVPYLLRWDDNTEELHPSNAIPGMPGSVKLKSLTIAGSAARVTDWLGHPVEKPLENVDVTWIAPAGTPGIMSVTFDTANGPVEI; the protein is encoded by the coding sequence ATGCGCTTGGACCATGTTTCTTATGCCTGTGAATCCGACGGTCTTCTGGCCACCACAGAGAGGATTGCCGCTGCTCTCGGTGCCGACTTCGTGAAGGGTGGCGTCCACCCCCGGTTCGGTACCCGCAATATGATCCTGCCCCTGGCCAACAACCAGTACGTCGAGGTGGTGGAGGTACTGAACCACCCGGCGTCGGACAAGGCGCCCTTCGGGCAGGCCGTGCGCCAGCGTTCCGAATGCGGCGGCGGCTGGATGGGCTGGTGTGTTGCCGTGGACGATCTCTCCCCCTTCGAGGAACGCCTGGGCCGGTCCTCCGTGCCGGGCAACCGCAAATTCCCCGACGGCCAGGAGCTCACCTGGCGGCAGATCGGCATCAACGGTCTCATCGCCGACCCGCAGGTGCCCTACCTGCTGCGCTGGGATGACAACACCGAGGAACTGCACCCCTCCAACGCGATCCCCGGCATGCCCGGCTCGGTGAAGCTGAAGTCGCTGACCATCGCCGGATCCGCTGCCCGCGTCACCGACTGGCTCGGCCATCCGGTGGAGAAGCCGCTGGAGAACGTGGACGTCACCTGGATTGCCCCTGCCGGCACGCCGGGCATCATGTCGGTCACCTTCGACACCGCGAACGGTCCCGTCGAGATCTAG
- the gatB gene encoding Asp-tRNA(Asn)/Glu-tRNA(Gln) amidotransferase subunit GatB, translated as MSVHIQDETLSFEEAMEKYDPVLGFEVHVELNTKTKMFSDAPNIFGDEPNTAVTPVDLGMPGVLPVVNKKAVEYSILIGLALNCKIAESCTFARKQYFYPDTPKNFQTSQYEDPIAYDGYLDIELEDGTMFRVEIERAHMEEDAGKLTHMGGAAGRIQGADFSLVDYNRAGVPLVEIVTKPIEGAGSRAPELAKAYVAAIREIVKNLGVSDAKMERGNVRCDANVSLRPYGQEKFGTRSETKNVNSLRAVERAVRFEIQRHAAVLDSGNEIVQETRHWHEDTRSTTSGRPKSDADDYRYFPEPDLLPVVTTTEWIEELRSRLPEPPAERRKRLKEDWGYSDAEFRDVVNAGVMEAIEETIAAGASAQVARKWWMGEVARRAKEAEVDPVDVGVTPELIVELDRLVQTGKINDKLARQVLDGVLAGEGTPEEVIEKRGLAVVSDDGPLLEAIDAALAAQPDVADKIRGGKVQAVGAIVGGVMKATRGQADAGRVRELILERLGVQG; from the coding sequence ATGTCCGTCCACATCCAGGATGAAACCCTGTCCTTCGAAGAGGCCATGGAGAAGTACGACCCGGTACTGGGGTTCGAGGTCCACGTGGAGCTGAACACCAAAACCAAGATGTTCTCCGACGCCCCGAACATCTTCGGCGACGAGCCCAACACGGCCGTCACCCCGGTGGACCTGGGCATGCCCGGCGTCCTACCGGTCGTGAACAAGAAGGCCGTGGAGTACTCGATCCTCATTGGGCTCGCGTTGAACTGCAAGATCGCTGAATCCTGCACCTTCGCCCGGAAGCAGTACTTCTACCCGGACACACCTAAGAACTTCCAGACGTCCCAGTACGAAGACCCCATCGCGTACGACGGCTACCTGGACATTGAGCTTGAAGACGGCACCATGTTCCGCGTCGAGATCGAACGCGCGCACATGGAAGAAGACGCCGGCAAGCTCACGCACATGGGCGGCGCCGCCGGACGTATCCAGGGTGCCGACTTCTCCCTGGTCGACTACAACCGCGCCGGCGTGCCGCTGGTGGAAATTGTCACCAAGCCGATCGAGGGCGCCGGATCGCGTGCTCCCGAGCTGGCCAAGGCCTACGTGGCGGCCATCCGGGAAATCGTGAAGAACCTGGGTGTCTCCGATGCCAAGATGGAGCGCGGCAACGTCCGCTGCGACGCCAACGTTTCCCTGCGCCCGTACGGCCAGGAAAAGTTCGGCACGCGTTCGGAAACGAAGAACGTGAACTCGCTGCGCGCCGTCGAACGCGCCGTCCGCTTCGAGATCCAGCGCCACGCCGCCGTCCTGGACTCCGGCAACGAAATTGTGCAGGAAACCCGGCACTGGCACGAGGACACCCGTTCCACCACCTCGGGACGGCCGAAGTCCGACGCCGATGACTACCGGTACTTCCCGGAACCGGACCTGCTGCCCGTGGTCACCACCACGGAATGGATCGAAGAGCTGCGCTCCCGCCTGCCCGAGCCGCCGGCCGAGCGCCGCAAGCGGCTGAAGGAAGACTGGGGCTACTCCGACGCCGAGTTCCGCGACGTCGTCAACGCCGGAGTTATGGAAGCCATCGAGGAAACCATTGCCGCCGGCGCCTCCGCTCAGGTTGCCCGCAAGTGGTGGATGGGCGAAGTTGCCCGCCGCGCCAAGGAAGCCGAAGTGGACCCGGTGGACGTCGGCGTCACGCCCGAGCTGATCGTCGAACTGGACCGCCTGGTCCAGACCGGCAAGATCAACGACAAGCTGGCCCGCCAGGTCCTGGACGGCGTCCTCGCCGGCGAAGGCACCCCGGAGGAAGTCATCGAGAAGCGCGGCCTCGCCGTGGTGTCCGACGACGGCCCCCTGCTTGAGGCAATCGACGCAGCACTGGCGGCACAGCCGGATGTTGCGGACAAGATCCGCGGCGGCAAGGTCCAGGCCGTCGGCGCCATCGTCGGTGGTGTAATGAAGGCCACCCGCGGACAGGCCGACGCCGGCCGCGTGCGCGAGCTGATCCTGGAACGCCTCGGCGTACAGGGCTAA
- a CDS encoding dihydrofolate reductase family protein encodes MGKLIYSLSSTLDGYNSDARGDYFWAFPGEAAVAAITEDMANVTTHLYGRRMYETMAIWETGPSAAEESPVSADFAEFWKRSRKVVFRRTLENVWTERTRLVRERRFEENGMVQVRYEPR; translated from the coding sequence ATGGGAAAACTCATTTATTCGCTCTCCTCCACCTTGGACGGCTACAACTCAGACGCCCGGGGAGACTATTTCTGGGCCTTTCCCGGGGAAGCAGCGGTTGCGGCCATCACCGAAGACATGGCCAATGTGACCACACATCTGTACGGACGGCGCATGTACGAAACGATGGCCATCTGGGAGACCGGTCCCTCCGCGGCGGAGGAGTCACCGGTATCGGCGGATTTCGCTGAATTCTGGAAACGGTCGCGGAAAGTGGTCTTTAGGAGGACCTTGGAAAATGTCTGGACGGAACGGACCCGGCTGGTCCGCGAACGGCGCTTCGAGGAGAACGGTATGGTCCAGGTCCGTTACGAACCCCGGTGA